A single Epinephelus lanceolatus isolate andai-2023 chromosome 22, ASM4190304v1, whole genome shotgun sequence DNA region contains:
- the gba3 gene encoding cytosolic beta-glucosidase isoform X2, whose translation MFPRDFAWGAGTAAYQIEGRVFGEQNGDVACNSYELWEKDLECIQQLGLTHYRLSLSWARLLPDGTTRCVNQKGVQYYNKVIDDLLACSVSPMVTLYHFDLPQALQDQGGWKSPDITTLFDSYAKFCFRTFGDRIKLWITINEPYVCAKLGHEDGIHAPGLKELGIAAYLVGHNMLRAHAMAWHSYNSIYRKEQKGAVSLAINSDWLEPLHAGCTEDIAATDRHFAFTLGWFAWPVFVTGDYPEIMRSAINAQSKKLGYNGSSRLPSFSKDEPSILGTADFFALNYYTSRKVKPGEGCGKMLCMKSDRHTEEVLDPSWPICGVSWLAVVPHGLRKLLKYIKDTFNHPAVYITENGFSQVGPLQIEDAQRSEFYKDTIFEVAKAIQEDGVNVRGYFAWSLLDNFEWADGFSVRFGLFHVDFADAKLSRTIYQSGREYAKMISKYKCGQEEKR comes from the exons ATGTTCCCACGAGACTTCGCGTGGGGAGCGGGAACTGCTGCGTATCAAATAGAAG GCAGAGTGTTTGGGGAACAGAATGGAGATGTGGCCTGTAACAGCTACGAGCTGTGGGAGAAGGACCTGGAGTGTATCCAGCAGCTTGGACTGACGCACTATCGTCTGTCGCTCTCCTGGGCCCGCCTCTTGCCTGATGGGACCACACGATGTGTCAATCAAAAAG GTGTACAGTACTACAACAAGGTGATTGATGATTTGCTGGCCTGCAGTGTATCACCTATGGTCACACTTTACCACTTTGACCTGCCTCAAGCTCTCCAAGATCAAGGTGGCTGGAAATCACCGGATATAACGACCCTGTTTGACAGCTACGCCAAGTTTTGTTTCCGAACATTTGGTGACCGCATCAAACTTTGGATCACTATCAACGAACCCTATGTGTGCGCCAAACTGGGCCATGAAGATGGTATCCATGCCCCTGGGTTAAAAGAACTGGGGATTGCTGCCTACCTGGTGGGCCATAACATGCTGCGTGCTCACGCCATGGCCTGGCACAGCTACAACTCGATCTACAGGAAAGAGCAGAAGGGGGCAGTGTCTCTGGCCATCAACAGCGACTGGCTTGAGCCACTACACGCAGGTTGCACCGAGGATATCGCTGCCACTGACCGCCACTTTGCATTCACACTAGGTTGGTTTGCCTGGCCTGTGTTTGTAACTGGAGATTATCCAGAAATAATGAGATCTGCCATCAATGCTCAGAGTAAGAAGTTGGGGTACAACGGTAGCTCAAGGCTGCCCAGTTTCTCAAAGGATGAGCCTTCCATTTTGGGCACGGCTGATTTCTTCGCATTGAACTACTATACATCTCGTAAAGTCAAGCCGGGAGAAGGGTGTGGAAAGATGCTGTGTATGAAGAGCGACCGGCATACAGAGGAAGTTTTGGATCCATCCTGGCCTATCTGTGGTGTGTCCTGGCTCGCTGTCGTGCCCCATGGCTTAAGGAAACTTCTTAAGTACATCAAG GACACTTTCAACCACCCTGCGGTCTACATTACAGAGAACGGCTTCTCTCAGGTGGGGCCGCTGCAGATTGAGGATGCCCAGCGCTCAGAGTTTTACAAGGACACCATCTTCGAAGTAGCAAAAG CTATACAAGAAGATGGAGTCAACGTCCGTGGATATTTCGCCTGGTCGCTGCTCGACAACTTTGAGTGGGCCGATGGATTCAGTGTTCGTTTCGGATTGTTCCACGTGGACTTCGCAGACGCAAAGCTAAGCCGTACCATCTACCAGTCTGGACGGGAGTATGCAAAGATGATCTCAAAATACAAATGTGGTCAAGAGGAAAAGAGATAA
- the gba3 gene encoding cytosolic beta-glucosidase isoform X1, with amino-acid sequence MFPRDFAWGAGTAAYQIEGGWQADGKGLSIWDTFCHDKGRVFGEQNGDVACNSYELWEKDLECIQQLGLTHYRLSLSWARLLPDGTTRCVNQKGVQYYNKVIDDLLACSVSPMVTLYHFDLPQALQDQGGWKSPDITTLFDSYAKFCFRTFGDRIKLWITINEPYVCAKLGHEDGIHAPGLKELGIAAYLVGHNMLRAHAMAWHSYNSIYRKEQKGAVSLAINSDWLEPLHAGCTEDIAATDRHFAFTLGWFAWPVFVTGDYPEIMRSAINAQSKKLGYNGSSRLPSFSKDEPSILGTADFFALNYYTSRKVKPGEGCGKMLCMKSDRHTEEVLDPSWPICGVSWLAVVPHGLRKLLKYIKDTFNHPAVYITENGFSQVGPLQIEDAQRSEFYKDTIFEVAKAIQEDGVNVRGYFAWSLLDNFEWADGFSVRFGLFHVDFADAKLSRTIYQSGREYAKMISKYKCGQEEKR; translated from the exons ATGTTCCCACGAGACTTCGCGTGGGGAGCGGGAACTGCTGCGTATCAAATAGAAG GTGGCTGGCAGGCAGACGGCAAGGGACTGAGTATCTGGGACACGTTTTGTCACGATAAAGGCAGAGTGTTTGGGGAACAGAATGGAGATGTGGCCTGTAACAGCTACGAGCTGTGGGAGAAGGACCTGGAGTGTATCCAGCAGCTTGGACTGACGCACTATCGTCTGTCGCTCTCCTGGGCCCGCCTCTTGCCTGATGGGACCACACGATGTGTCAATCAAAAAG GTGTACAGTACTACAACAAGGTGATTGATGATTTGCTGGCCTGCAGTGTATCACCTATGGTCACACTTTACCACTTTGACCTGCCTCAAGCTCTCCAAGATCAAGGTGGCTGGAAATCACCGGATATAACGACCCTGTTTGACAGCTACGCCAAGTTTTGTTTCCGAACATTTGGTGACCGCATCAAACTTTGGATCACTATCAACGAACCCTATGTGTGCGCCAAACTGGGCCATGAAGATGGTATCCATGCCCCTGGGTTAAAAGAACTGGGGATTGCTGCCTACCTGGTGGGCCATAACATGCTGCGTGCTCACGCCATGGCCTGGCACAGCTACAACTCGATCTACAGGAAAGAGCAGAAGGGGGCAGTGTCTCTGGCCATCAACAGCGACTGGCTTGAGCCACTACACGCAGGTTGCACCGAGGATATCGCTGCCACTGACCGCCACTTTGCATTCACACTAGGTTGGTTTGCCTGGCCTGTGTTTGTAACTGGAGATTATCCAGAAATAATGAGATCTGCCATCAATGCTCAGAGTAAGAAGTTGGGGTACAACGGTAGCTCAAGGCTGCCCAGTTTCTCAAAGGATGAGCCTTCCATTTTGGGCACGGCTGATTTCTTCGCATTGAACTACTATACATCTCGTAAAGTCAAGCCGGGAGAAGGGTGTGGAAAGATGCTGTGTATGAAGAGCGACCGGCATACAGAGGAAGTTTTGGATCCATCCTGGCCTATCTGTGGTGTGTCCTGGCTCGCTGTCGTGCCCCATGGCTTAAGGAAACTTCTTAAGTACATCAAG GACACTTTCAACCACCCTGCGGTCTACATTACAGAGAACGGCTTCTCTCAGGTGGGGCCGCTGCAGATTGAGGATGCCCAGCGCTCAGAGTTTTACAAGGACACCATCTTCGAAGTAGCAAAAG CTATACAAGAAGATGGAGTCAACGTCCGTGGATATTTCGCCTGGTCGCTGCTCGACAACTTTGAGTGGGCCGATGGATTCAGTGTTCGTTTCGGATTGTTCCACGTGGACTTCGCAGACGCAAAGCTAAGCCGTACCATCTACCAGTCTGGACGGGAGTATGCAAAGATGATCTCAAAATACAAATGTGGTCAAGAGGAAAAGAGATAA